A single Vidua chalybeata isolate OUT-0048 chromosome 20, bVidCha1 merged haplotype, whole genome shotgun sequence DNA region contains:
- the LOC128798125 gene encoding glutamine-rich protein 2-like isoform X2, which translates to MGEQQEMRNAMLEQLVTETANKVNEQLGSTGETTVGLLEELEGENGDCSSCTFNIRAHLGKLLQRCEKLQEKVECLESRQMAMGKLKKMMRNWGQLEHDHERLRYMEATVVRMKGDCEKLSFVSGTLQKDSEQKQKAIEMLFQSLEKLQKEKTDEQDVLAAIDVKADKAALGSKVNCSQFEANMDRLDERMQELQSRISDQEQHFNTMQQQLNLVVEEKLDRLELKTFSSHMEDSWKRNMEELALSGPPLCPKEAGGPWQCPRCATELWGPSEQQFQTATHSGLFTEQGISAGTRDPPQQASCSLLPSPE; encoded by the exons atgggagagcagcaggagatgaggaatgccatgctggagcagctggtgacAGAGACAGCCAACAAAGTGAACGAGCAG cttGGCAGTACAGGAGAGACAACTGTGGGCCtactggaggagctggaaggtgAGAATGGAGACTGCTCCAGTTGCACCTTCAACATCAGAGCGCATTTGGGGAAGCTCCTCCAGCGCTGTGAGAAACTCCAGGAGAAGGTGGAATGCCTGGAGTCCCGGCAGATGGCCATGGGAAAGCTCAAGAAAATGATGAGGAATTGGGGCCAG cTGGAGCATGACCATGAGCGGCTGCGCTACATGGAGGCTACAGTTGTACGGATGAAAGGAGACTGCGAGAAGCTCAGCTTTGTTTCTGGGACCCTGCAGAAAGACTCCgaacaaaagcagaaagcaatCGAG atgCTGTTCCAGtctctggagaagctgcagaaggagaaaacagatgAGCAGGATGTTTTGGCAGCAATAGATGTG AAGGCGGACAAAGCTGCCTTGGGCAGCAAAGTCAATTGCAGCCAATTTGAAGCAAATATGGACCGTCTGGATGAGAGGATGCAGGAGTTGCAGAGCCGGATTTCAGACCAGGAGCAGCACTTCAACACtatgcagcagcagctcaaccTTGTGGTGGAAGAGAAG CTGGATCGCCTGGAGCTGAAGACTTTCAGCTCCCATATGGAGGACTCCTGGAAGAGGAACATGGAGGAACTTGCCCTATCTGGCCCACCTCTCTGTCCCAAG GAGGCCGGTGGCCCATGGCAGTGTCCCCGGTGTGCCACCGAGCTCTGGGGACCATCAGAGCAGCAGTTTCAAACTGCCACCCACTCAGGGCTCTTTACGGAACAAGGCATTTCTGCAGGGACTCGTGACCCTCCCCAACAAG CCAGctgctctctccttcccagcccagagtga
- the LOC128798125 gene encoding glutamine-rich protein 2-like isoform X1: MGEQQEMRNAMLEQLVTETANKVNEQLGSTGETTVGLLEELEGENGDCSSCTFNIRAHLGKLLQRCEKLQEKVECLESRQMAMGKLKKMMRNWGQLEHDHERLRYMEATVVRMKGDCEKLSFVSGTLQKDSEQKQKAIEMLFQSLEKLQKEKTDEQDVLAAIDVKADKAALGSKVNCSQFEANMDRLDERMQELQSRISDQEQHFNTMQQQLNLVVEEKLDRLELKTFSSHMEDSWKRNMEELALSGPPLCPKEAGGPWQCPRCATELWGPSEQQFQTATHSGLFTEQGISAGTRDPPQQAQSDPAAGQGWTHPEGQE, translated from the exons atgggagagcagcaggagatgaggaatgccatgctggagcagctggtgacAGAGACAGCCAACAAAGTGAACGAGCAG cttGGCAGTACAGGAGAGACAACTGTGGGCCtactggaggagctggaaggtgAGAATGGAGACTGCTCCAGTTGCACCTTCAACATCAGAGCGCATTTGGGGAAGCTCCTCCAGCGCTGTGAGAAACTCCAGGAGAAGGTGGAATGCCTGGAGTCCCGGCAGATGGCCATGGGAAAGCTCAAGAAAATGATGAGGAATTGGGGCCAG cTGGAGCATGACCATGAGCGGCTGCGCTACATGGAGGCTACAGTTGTACGGATGAAAGGAGACTGCGAGAAGCTCAGCTTTGTTTCTGGGACCCTGCAGAAAGACTCCgaacaaaagcagaaagcaatCGAG atgCTGTTCCAGtctctggagaagctgcagaaggagaaaacagatgAGCAGGATGTTTTGGCAGCAATAGATGTG AAGGCGGACAAAGCTGCCTTGGGCAGCAAAGTCAATTGCAGCCAATTTGAAGCAAATATGGACCGTCTGGATGAGAGGATGCAGGAGTTGCAGAGCCGGATTTCAGACCAGGAGCAGCACTTCAACACtatgcagcagcagctcaaccTTGTGGTGGAAGAGAAG CTGGATCGCCTGGAGCTGAAGACTTTCAGCTCCCATATGGAGGACTCCTGGAAGAGGAACATGGAGGAACTTGCCCTATCTGGCCCACCTCTCTGTCCCAAG GAGGCCGGTGGCCCATGGCAGTGTCCCCGGTGTGCCACCGAGCTCTGGGGACCATCAGAGCAGCAGTTTCAAACTGCCACCCACTCAGGGCTCTTTACGGAACAAGGCATTTCTGCAGGGACTCGTGACCCTCCCCAACAAG cccagagtgacccagctgctgggcaggggtggACACATCCTGAGGGGCAGGAATGA